A portion of the Pseudoalteromonas luteoviolacea genome contains these proteins:
- a CDS encoding sensor histidine kinase, whose product MTFIKNKRLLNYSERLKRLRISAVLLLFVLLIPLSLLFFISYQQSEKKRLSEYQKEASNLVRVINRKLFRMTSVSNQIPVDAFNYYRYIHNPVTKQTQKVLSPLAQLDGSQNITGLVGYFQIDHKGNFNSPIWPDAITVDELADTSNEIQTLEAITRREMAVTVYHTVFQSKSIKAMLRTGLELNGSQFDVNFDLPEYIIFYRVVAVLDQPVLQGYVIKRAPYLHQQVIDILENRRFDMPIAVTLKAVDDMVPNAYFIYSPVERVPTVTQPEILDNLFRQQPIFEARLHWPYKNYAISVSSQLMPLAGTTIFSLIFNGILLIAIVSACYGFYRFSVKQLALSEEKNNFISSVSHELKTPLTSIKMYSEMLKSGMITTPEHQGEYYDFICDESDRLARLIDNILQLSAFERQQQRVDPEYIPLTVLQNIIHSKISSLTDKHGFEQVHRLAFSKPESVLAFIESDAFTQVVINITDNAIKFFKSANIDDPTRKKIDFIFQQHPTNQRMVQLEIRDYGNGISKEQEDKIFELFYRGSSELTRNTKGTGIGLALVRELMLSQQGEVQVQRRHPGLALLVSFRLKLNDEKNS is encoded by the coding sequence ATGACTTTCATAAAAAATAAGCGCTTACTCAATTACTCTGAGCGCTTAAAACGTCTTCGTATCTCGGCGGTTTTACTTCTATTTGTGTTATTAATTCCACTTTCATTGCTGTTTTTTATTAGTTATCAGCAATCGGAAAAAAAACGCTTATCTGAGTATCAAAAAGAAGCCAGTAATTTAGTCAGGGTTATTAATAGAAAGCTGTTTCGGATGACCAGTGTTAGTAATCAAATTCCAGTGGATGCATTTAACTATTATCGCTATATTCATAACCCAGTTACTAAGCAAACGCAAAAAGTGCTTTCACCTCTAGCGCAGCTTGATGGGTCACAAAATATCACTGGACTTGTGGGGTATTTTCAAATTGATCACAAGGGCAATTTTAATTCTCCAATTTGGCCAGATGCAATTACAGTTGATGAGCTGGCTGACACTTCCAATGAAATACAAACCTTAGAGGCGATCACTCGTCGTGAAATGGCGGTAACTGTTTATCACACTGTATTTCAATCTAAATCGATTAAAGCAATGCTGAGAACTGGGCTAGAGCTTAACGGAAGTCAGTTTGATGTGAATTTTGACTTGCCTGAATATATTATCTTTTATCGTGTTGTTGCTGTTTTGGATCAGCCGGTGTTACAAGGGTATGTCATAAAAAGAGCCCCGTATTTACACCAGCAAGTGATAGATATCCTCGAGAATAGACGTTTTGACATGCCCATTGCAGTTACGTTGAAGGCTGTGGATGACATGGTTCCCAATGCATACTTTATATATTCGCCTGTAGAGAGAGTACCTACCGTTACACAGCCTGAGATACTTGATAATTTGTTTAGGCAGCAACCAATCTTTGAGGCTCGACTGCACTGGCCATACAAAAATTATGCAATATCGGTGAGCTCACAACTTATGCCACTTGCTGGTACAACCATATTTAGCTTAATCTTTAACGGTATTTTATTAATCGCCATTGTATCGGCTTGCTATGGTTTTTATCGTTTTAGTGTTAAGCAGTTGGCGCTTTCAGAAGAGAAGAATAACTTTATCTCATCAGTTAGTCATGAGCTTAAAACACCGCTTACTTCTATCAAAATGTACTCTGAGATGCTTAAATCTGGCATGATAACTACGCCAGAACATCAAGGGGAATATTACGACTTTATCTGTGATGAAAGTGATAGGTTGGCACGACTCATTGATAATATTTTGCAGTTGTCTGCTTTCGAGCGTCAGCAGCAAAGGGTTGATCCTGAATATATTCCGTTGACGGTGTTGCAAAACATCATTCATTCTAAAATTTCGTCATTGACTGACAAGCATGGCTTTGAACAGGTTCATCGCTTGGCGTTTTCAAAACCTGAGTCTGTTTTGGCATTTATAGAATCAGACGCTTTTACGCAGGTGGTGATAAATATAACGGACAATGCCATTAAGTTTTTTAAATCAGCAAATATAGATGATCCGACACGAAAGAAAATTGATTTTATTTTTCAACAGCACCCAACAAACCAAAGAATGGTCCAATTGGAGATCCGAGATTATGGCAACGGTATCAGCAAGGAGCAAGAGGATAAAATATTTGAGCTCTTTTATCGAGGGAGTAGTGAGCTTACTCGAAATACCAAAGGAACGGGGATTGGATTAGCACTTGTCCGAGAGCTGATGTTGTCGCAGCAAGGTGAGGTTCAAGTACAAAGGAGGCACCCTGGTTTGGCTTTATTAGTGTCATTTAGGTTAAAGCTCAATGATGAGAAAAACAGCTAA
- a CDS encoding FG-GAP repeat protein, whose protein sequence is MKSGAFLKLMSCLTFLVACQSGANQQKLLPHDGKTEDSFGFSVAVDGTTALVGAFKADLKTVENAGAAYIFTLSKNGWIQEAKLVAEPAFKEDTLGGNVALKNNMAMLGVSRRDSHGKDAGAVITFEKQDDTWTQKQILTAMDGKAGDVFGQSIALTERFLVIGAPHSDAPHKDSGSAYVYTRKNDAWHFQTKLTAKDGAADDLFGISVAIDGNTILVGADLHDEIAPEAGAVYAYEFDGKQWLQQAKLLAKDGGDTDIFGVRVALQGNTALISARRDDIAGVGVDAGSAYIFERTEGKWVQIQKLTAPDAYADDRFARGVTLSKDTALISAMHHDVNSSNAGAVYVYKKHDGQWQYTSKIVAKDGKADDKFGWNLSLSNQHAIVAAPHRDDNGKSSGAVYMLDLESQTATNSNKDTDNNAKLN, encoded by the coding sequence ATGAAATCGGGTGCATTCCTCAAACTGATGTCTTGTTTGACCTTTCTTGTCGCTTGCCAAAGTGGAGCTAATCAACAAAAACTATTACCTCATGATGGTAAAACAGAAGACAGCTTCGGCTTTAGTGTTGCAGTAGACGGCACAACCGCTTTAGTAGGTGCGTTTAAAGCAGATCTTAAAACAGTTGAAAATGCTGGAGCAGCTTATATCTTCACCCTTAGTAAGAATGGCTGGATCCAAGAAGCCAAGTTGGTCGCTGAGCCGGCTTTTAAAGAGGACACCCTTGGAGGCAATGTCGCACTCAAAAACAACATGGCCATGTTAGGTGTATCAAGAAGAGACAGCCATGGCAAAGATGCCGGTGCAGTGATTACTTTTGAAAAACAAGATGATACTTGGACGCAAAAGCAAATATTAACTGCGATGGATGGAAAAGCAGGCGATGTATTTGGGCAAAGCATTGCGCTCACAGAGCGTTTTTTAGTCATTGGCGCTCCCCACAGTGACGCGCCACATAAGGACTCTGGCTCAGCTTATGTCTATACCCGCAAAAACGATGCATGGCATTTTCAAACCAAGCTAACCGCCAAAGACGGTGCAGCAGACGACTTGTTTGGGATCAGTGTTGCGATTGATGGCAATACCATTCTTGTCGGTGCAGACTTGCATGATGAAATTGCACCAGAAGCCGGTGCTGTTTATGCTTATGAATTTGATGGCAAGCAATGGCTACAACAAGCTAAATTGTTGGCAAAAGATGGCGGCGACACAGATATCTTTGGTGTAAGAGTTGCGTTACAGGGCAATACCGCTCTGATCTCTGCCAGAAGAGACGATATTGCAGGCGTGGGGGTGGATGCGGGTTCTGCATATATTTTTGAGCGAACTGAAGGAAAATGGGTACAAATACAAAAGCTGACTGCGCCCGATGCCTATGCAGATGACCGGTTTGCACGTGGCGTAACACTCTCTAAAGACACCGCATTAATCAGCGCCATGCACCATGACGTCAATAGCAGCAACGCAGGTGCTGTTTATGTGTATAAAAAACACGATGGTCAGTGGCAATACACCTCAAAAATTGTCGCCAAAGACGGGAAAGCCGATGACAAATTTGGCTGGAATCTATCGCTATCAAATCAACATGCCATTGTTGCCGCCCCCCACCGTGATGATAACGGCAAATCGTCAGGCGCGGTCTATATGTTGGATTTGGAAAGCCAAACAGCCACCAACTCCAATAAAGATACAGATAATAATGCTAAATTGAACTAA
- a CDS encoding M12 family metallo-peptidase, which translates to MNKRNTALISITFSCMSVPSFSANLEQIVNTFSNGQTLDYIISKSPVNSLTAQSLSYRGKLPNGTHYALEFDAKRVDEKTGTIYLHDTQSIPHGMISVSRDGTIQGEVSTSNGKFKLISALDNLLTIQSHIPETLCMDLEHDVMSTNKHHHGLSTLPTNMSQHGATPKQDNLVRISIYYTNNVARAYQEMGLNIKQAIDFVIERSNQAYKNSGINVTLEIANIHHANYDEFHYQISSLDFFLKKGENINKLKVSYPDVDFIWPDDGFDKDLKQSEKYGSDMDMLITSHEQGYCGAALTIGALDRSESAAVTNMRCLDNVTFEHEIGHLFGAEHNWEATLEVPYVSRYAHGYYDAEDWSFRTIMTYSCVYSAAAPKECPVINYFSNPKKEFDGKPIGTFEEHNNTRQHNEWGPLITGFSHGADCSQFDAWLSNTSYVKGSEVSHDGHLYRANWWSHNDLPSETSSKSEWKEVWQQLTNCK; encoded by the coding sequence ATGAATAAACGGAATACCGCCCTGATATCAATTACATTCTCATGCATGTCAGTGCCAAGCTTTTCGGCCAATTTAGAGCAGATAGTTAACACTTTTTCCAATGGCCAAACCTTAGATTATATTATCTCTAAATCTCCTGTTAATTCGCTTACAGCTCAGTCATTGTCCTATCGAGGAAAATTACCAAATGGTACACACTATGCTCTCGAGTTTGATGCGAAGAGAGTCGATGAAAAGACAGGCACTATCTATTTACACGACACCCAGAGCATACCCCACGGAATGATAAGCGTGTCGCGCGACGGGACTATTCAAGGTGAGGTTTCAACATCTAACGGAAAATTTAAACTTATCAGCGCACTAGACAATTTACTAACAATACAATCTCATATCCCTGAGACCTTATGCATGGATCTAGAGCATGATGTAATGTCTACTAATAAACACCACCATGGTTTATCAACCCTCCCGACTAATATGTCTCAACATGGCGCAACACCTAAGCAAGATAATCTAGTTAGAATATCTATTTATTACACCAATAATGTCGCTCGTGCTTATCAAGAAATGGGGTTAAATATCAAACAAGCGATCGACTTTGTGATAGAGCGTTCAAACCAAGCTTATAAAAATAGTGGTATTAACGTCACGTTAGAAATCGCCAACATCCATCATGCAAACTATGATGAATTCCACTACCAGATTTCTTCTCTCGACTTTTTCTTAAAAAAAGGAGAAAACATCAATAAACTCAAAGTGTCATACCCAGATGTAGACTTTATCTGGCCAGATGATGGGTTTGACAAAGATTTAAAGCAAAGCGAAAAGTATGGCTCTGATATGGATATGCTGATCACCAGCCATGAACAAGGATACTGCGGTGCAGCACTCACCATCGGCGCTTTAGATCGCAGCGAGTCCGCTGCGGTTACCAATATGCGATGTTTGGATAATGTCACCTTTGAGCATGAAATCGGCCACTTGTTTGGCGCTGAACACAACTGGGAGGCTACGCTCGAAGTGCCTTATGTGTCTCGTTATGCCCATGGCTACTATGATGCCGAAGATTGGTCATTCAGAACTATCATGACCTACAGCTGTGTCTATTCTGCTGCCGCACCAAAAGAGTGCCCCGTCATTAATTACTTTTCAAACCCAAAGAAAGAATTTGACGGCAAGCCTATCGGGACGTTCGAAGAGCACAATAACACAAGACAGCACAACGAGTGGGGCCCCTTAATCACTGGGTTTTCTCATGGTGCAGACTGCTCACAATTTGACGCGTGGCTTTCAAATACTTCATATGTTAAAGGAAGTGAAGTAAGTCATGATGGTCATTTATATCGTGCAAACTGGTGGAGCCACAATGATTTACCAAGTGAAACAAGCAGTAAAAGCGAGTGGAAAGAAGTCTGGCAACAGCTAACAAACTGTAAATAA
- a CDS encoding pyridoxal phosphate-dependent decarboxylase family protein has translation MDIRLFSPYFLGSYGENNHEFEDIFLEFFRDHVYWRRSFHPEDLPPVSIIEKQSSHYLETMAKTKQELHKLSADLKQSVPFYNPRYIGHMASDLLLPGMLAQFITALYNPNNVTEEAAPVTVKMELEVGNKLAEMFGYNLNADKGPVAWGHLTSGGTVANYQSLWMFRSVKYYPLAVKRCGELADIDFVDGNGRSLHSMSTWELMNLSIDEVVQVRVNCLNKLKAMGDEKYDELIELLREQRIEHQGHIDFFDQHKDLKQPVVFVPATAHYSWIKAMKILGIGSKNLWQVPTDEKMRLDPAALKQLLLKAKSENRTVLAVIGVLGTTEFGTVDPISDIVSLRDEMIQDEGLNYYIHVDAAWGGYLSSVFRDENNQMREHEAVKAGFEYFPSAKVYNAFAALCETDSITVDPHKLGYMPFGSGAFIARNKNMCGFVVQEAAYVFDKKNRFVEPEPKLNQLGQYIMEGSKPGAAAAASYVAQNVLPLNAEHFGKLPASTIRTTEVFYHKISALSEKLAGKATLIAPIEPDTNLICLAINPAGNTSTRVLNDFTRKVFEHIKIEKSTPMFSKEFIGSYTSIFRKNINDEVAHNLCIKLGLDPHSFVRDVEQVECQDNALFVLRHTLMNPWLSDDKNGVTYMDMYLNYLEEIILKVVDQ, from the coding sequence ATGGATATACGCCTTTTTTCCCCTTACTTTCTTGGCTCTTATGGTGAAAATAACCACGAGTTTGAAGATATCTTTTTAGAGTTCTTTCGGGACCACGTTTATTGGCGGCGTAGTTTTCACCCAGAAGATTTGCCCCCAGTCTCTATCATTGAAAAGCAGTCTTCGCATTATCTAGAAACGATGGCCAAAACCAAGCAAGAGTTACATAAACTGAGCGCTGATTTAAAGCAATCCGTGCCGTTTTATAACCCTCGCTATATCGGCCATATGGCTTCAGATTTACTGTTACCTGGGATGTTAGCGCAATTCATTACCGCGCTATATAACCCCAATAACGTGACAGAAGAAGCCGCGCCAGTCACTGTAAAAATGGAGCTAGAGGTTGGCAATAAGTTGGCAGAAATGTTTGGTTATAACCTGAATGCAGACAAGGGCCCAGTGGCATGGGGGCATTTAACCTCTGGTGGCACTGTGGCAAATTACCAAAGCTTATGGATGTTTCGCTCTGTGAAGTATTACCCACTGGCAGTAAAACGATGTGGTGAGTTGGCAGACATTGACTTTGTTGATGGTAATGGGCGTTCATTACACAGTATGTCAACTTGGGAGTTAATGAATCTCTCAATTGATGAAGTGGTGCAAGTACGTGTTAATTGCTTGAATAAACTCAAGGCCATGGGTGATGAGAAATATGATGAGCTGATCGAATTACTGAGAGAGCAGCGGATTGAACACCAAGGCCATATTGACTTTTTCGACCAGCATAAAGATTTAAAACAGCCAGTGGTGTTTGTACCAGCCACTGCACATTATTCATGGATAAAAGCCATGAAGATTTTGGGCATAGGCAGTAAAAACCTATGGCAAGTCCCCACAGATGAAAAAATGCGCTTAGACCCAGCTGCACTTAAGCAGCTATTGCTTAAAGCGAAATCTGAAAACCGTACCGTACTTGCTGTTATCGGTGTTTTGGGGACTACCGAGTTTGGTACTGTTGACCCTATCTCTGATATCGTGTCGTTACGTGATGAAATGATTCAAGACGAAGGGCTGAACTACTATATTCATGTGGATGCCGCGTGGGGTGGTTATTTGTCTTCTGTATTCAGAGATGAAAATAACCAAATGCGCGAACATGAAGCGGTGAAAGCGGGGTTTGAATATTTCCCATCAGCCAAAGTCTACAATGCATTTGCAGCGTTGTGTGAGACAGATTCCATCACGGTTGACCCACATAAGCTAGGTTATATGCCCTTTGGCAGCGGTGCATTTATCGCTAGGAATAAGAATATGTGTGGGTTTGTGGTGCAAGAAGCTGCCTATGTATTTGATAAAAAGAACCGATTTGTTGAGCCTGAACCAAAGTTAAATCAGCTAGGGCAATATATCATGGAGGGCTCAAAGCCGGGGGCAGCTGCGGCAGCAAGCTATGTGGCACAAAATGTATTGCCACTCAATGCTGAGCATTTTGGTAAATTACCTGCCAGCACGATTCGCACCACAGAAGTGTTTTACCATAAGATTTCAGCATTGAGTGAAAAGCTTGCAGGTAAAGCAACCTTGATAGCGCCAATAGAGCCTGACACAAACTTGATTTGCTTGGCCATTAACCCCGCGGGTAACACCAGTACACGAGTGTTAAATGACTTTACTCGCAAAGTGTTTGAGCACATTAAAATTGAGAAGTCGACACCTATGTTTAGCAAGGAGTTTATCGGCTCTTATACCTCTATTTTTAGAAAAAACATCAATGATGAAGTAGCGCACAACTTATGTATTAAGCTTGGCCTTGATCCACATTCGTTTGTGAGAGATGTTGAACAGGTTGAGTGCCAAGATAACGCACTGTTTGTCTTACGACATACTTTAATGAATCCATGGTTATCAGATGATAAAAACGGCGTCACTTATATGGATATGTATTTAAACTACCTTGAGGAGATCATCTTAAAGGTTGTCGATCAATAG
- a CDS encoding leucyl aminopeptidase — translation MIKFTLAVLAMLVTSMAQALPNIQFSKLDLTQKKRLIIFVDNASSLSGLAAQVNTKTNGQLQGAIESAGFKSGFGKTQTFYGLAPFAQITVIGTGFNELTQAQLQDLGGYAAASTPANGKDQYALITDTLNTQVSTPAAWIAMGAGLRDYHFDKYKAQAKQSSPRNFVLHSNNSAAATKKYNDDLKYMVQGVHLTRDMASEPGKSIYPQSFVDRVKDAFDDIDNVDIKVMKVREMKKRNMGAILGVGLGSIHEPRMLVINYRGGNKKDAPIALVGKGITFDTGGISLKKNSGMWQMKSDLSGAAAVAGTMLAVASRGERVNLVGVMPLAENMPAEDAIRPGDVLTTMQGTTIEIISTDAEGRLLLADAVRYAQDEFKPRMLVNIATLTGSAARALSDEYAAMVTRDWSLAQNMMQVGEASGEAVWPLPLHPNFFKQIKSDIADIKNSGAGNPGASIGAAVVATFVDKDIPWVHLDIAGVDWLNQPIAVAPKGSQGWGVRFLDQLVRQNSN, via the coding sequence ATGATCAAATTCACACTTGCTGTGCTGGCTATGTTGGTAACAAGCATGGCGCAAGCGCTCCCTAATATTCAATTCTCTAAACTCGATTTAACGCAAAAAAAGCGTTTAATTATTTTTGTCGATAACGCCAGTTCGTTAAGCGGGCTTGCGGCGCAAGTAAACACAAAAACAAACGGTCAATTGCAGGGCGCGATTGAAAGTGCGGGCTTTAAAAGTGGATTTGGAAAAACGCAAACATTTTATGGTCTGGCGCCTTTTGCACAAATTACAGTCATTGGTACGGGTTTTAATGAATTAACTCAAGCCCAACTGCAAGACTTAGGTGGTTATGCAGCGGCGAGCACGCCAGCCAATGGCAAAGATCAGTATGCGTTGATCACTGATACTTTAAACACACAAGTATCAACACCTGCTGCTTGGATTGCGATGGGTGCAGGTCTTCGTGACTACCACTTTGATAAATATAAAGCTCAGGCAAAGCAATCTTCTCCTCGTAATTTTGTGCTTCATAGCAATAACAGTGCTGCAGCCACAAAAAAATATAATGACGATTTAAAGTATATGGTGCAAGGTGTACACCTAACCCGCGATATGGCTTCAGAGCCTGGTAAATCTATTTACCCGCAGAGCTTTGTTGATAGAGTAAAAGATGCCTTTGATGACATTGATAACGTTGATATCAAGGTGATGAAAGTCAGAGAAATGAAAAAGCGAAATATGGGCGCAATTTTAGGTGTTGGCTTGGGCTCAATTCATGAACCACGCATGTTGGTGATCAACTACCGTGGCGGTAACAAAAAAGACGCGCCAATTGCGCTGGTGGGTAAAGGGATCACGTTCGATACCGGTGGTATCAGTTTGAAGAAAAACAGCGGCATGTGGCAGATGAAATCTGATTTGTCTGGCGCTGCAGCGGTTGCTGGCACTATGCTAGCAGTGGCAAGTAGAGGTGAGCGCGTCAACCTAGTAGGTGTGATGCCGCTTGCTGAAAATATGCCAGCTGAAGATGCTATACGTCCGGGTGACGTACTGACAACAATGCAAGGTACGACAATTGAAATCATCTCAACAGATGCAGAGGGTCGCTTGTTGCTAGCGGATGCAGTTCGTTATGCACAAGATGAATTTAAGCCTAGAATGCTTGTTAATATTGCAACGTTGACAGGATCAGCAGCGAGAGCATTAAGTGATGAGTATGCGGCCATGGTTACGCGTGATTGGTCTCTTGCTCAAAACATGATGCAGGTCGGTGAAGCCAGTGGTGAAGCGGTTTGGCCTTTGCCTCTACACCCTAATTTCTTTAAGCAGATTAAGTCAGACATTGCAGACATTAAAAACTCAGGTGCAGGTAACCCAGGTGCAAGTATCGGAGCTGCAGTGGTGGCAACGTTTGTAGATAAAGATATTCCATGGGTTCATTTGGATATTGCGGGCGTTGATTGGTTAAATCAGCCGATTGCTGTGGCACCAAAAGGCTCTCAAGGCTGGGGTGTACGGTTTTTAGATCAATTAGTTAGACAAAATAGCAACTAA
- a CDS encoding response regulator transcription factor translates to MSIKPKLLIVEDEPSILRGLTDLFVFHGYDVDSAVDGKEGLEKGISGDYTCILLDVMLPSINGFDICNTLRAHSRTQPIMMLTAKNAEEDIINALTLGADDYVSKPFSTSELVLRVSALVRRSGWTEQGDIITLSEQVSVCLQSLTGSSYQQDIKYTRREVEILAYLNRKGGLVSRDDLLRHVWGYKETKDIDTRTVDIHIAKIRKKIEIAPKKPKHLITHRGEGYQLYIQ, encoded by the coding sequence TTGAGTATTAAACCAAAGTTACTCATCGTTGAAGATGAGCCAAGCATATTAAGAGGTTTGACTGATTTATTTGTATTTCATGGCTATGATGTTGACAGTGCCGTAGATGGAAAAGAGGGGTTAGAAAAGGGGATATCGGGTGATTACACCTGTATTTTGCTCGATGTTATGCTGCCGTCAATAAATGGTTTTGATATTTGCAATACTCTGCGTGCTCATTCTCGTACTCAACCAATTATGATGTTAACGGCGAAAAATGCTGAGGAAGACATCATTAATGCGCTCACACTTGGTGCTGATGATTATGTGTCAAAGCCTTTTTCAACTTCAGAGCTGGTGCTGAGAGTTAGTGCATTAGTCCGGCGATCAGGGTGGACAGAACAAGGCGATATCATCACGCTTAGTGAGCAAGTTTCAGTTTGTTTACAATCACTTACTGGAAGCTCTTATCAACAAGATATTAAGTACACGCGTCGAGAAGTTGAAATTTTGGCTTATTTAAATCGTAAAGGCGGGTTAGTGTCTCGTGATGATTTGTTAAGACATGTCTGGGGATATAAAGAAACGAAGGATATTGACACTCGGACTGTAGATATCCACATTGCGAAAATCCGTAAAAAAATTGAAATTGCCCCTAAAAAGCCTAAGCATTTGATCACCCACAGAGGTGAAGGATATCAGCTCTACATACAATAA
- a CDS encoding GNAT family N-acetyltransferase yields MKSNLFIREMAPSDLSAAKLIIEDNQMFPSEFLDEMSEPFFSQTSEEKWFIVESPDKQILAIAYCSPERMTEGTWNLLLIAVLKSHQGHGVGRTLIAHVESVLIQKQARIMLVETSGLPEYELTRKFYPQCGYISVAVIPEYYDKDDDKIVFWKSLR; encoded by the coding sequence TTGAAAAGTAATCTATTTATTCGTGAAATGGCCCCGTCTGATTTATCAGCAGCAAAACTGATCATTGAAGATAACCAGATGTTCCCATCTGAGTTTTTGGACGAAATGAGTGAGCCTTTTTTCTCTCAGACATCAGAGGAAAAATGGTTCATTGTCGAAAGTCCTGATAAGCAAATTTTAGCGATAGCTTATTGCTCTCCAGAGAGAATGACAGAGGGAACTTGGAACTTACTATTAATAGCTGTATTAAAGTCACATCAAGGTCATGGCGTCGGCAGAACGCTAATTGCGCATGTAGAGTCGGTGCTTATTCAGAAGCAGGCTCGAATTATGTTGGTTGAAACTTCTGGGCTGCCAGAGTATGAACTAACCCGTAAATTTTATCCTCAATGTGGTTATATCTCCGTTGCTGTTATTCCAGAGTATTACGATAAAGATGATGACAAAATTGTGTTTTGGAAATCATTAAGGTAA
- a CDS encoding FAD-binding oxidoreductase, translated as MFLTQSQKENIESIVGKSNVYYPNDDFNSEKNPYNQSRKVFNRKFDFIPSAVAQVTNTEQVSELIAYLQKEGIDLTVKSGGHDHEGECVATGKVLIDFACMGEIDVSENKSQVRIQPGAKFVNIKEELDKHNLGIPHGTCMTVAIAGYTMGGGWGPWTRRYGMGCERLIGATIVLGDGTVEYLGQSATYHNKTQSAHNSQLLSALRGGGGLSYGIVTEFFFEPFELPGIAQSFEIKRDTLPALENIKATTIIAAWEHLIANDKNHNLIGTNLKVDAKAVACASEISQDAVLDWQMNGHFGGTIEERDALLAEWAKIVGLTGGKSSQLNAPNLLSELYKKVNADAQVHSSASNAGDYALNFDSWDRSTGIELETDGPAPHKITSRMPTSDWDEQGREALVKSLQSTLLFDQNSKSTVSAYITLGAISGPYYTNKLKAPLNERVSCAFPYQDRPFTIQYQAWWDQPDKGKPVSKEQEIATRFYENRAQDWIESCRSYDIPHTYGSFISFKDASVETKDYFVDKYEELINTKLECSRDDKCLLRSRKTII; from the coding sequence ATGTTTTTAACCCAAAGTCAAAAAGAGAATATTGAGTCAATAGTTGGGAAGAGCAATGTATATTATCCAAACGACGACTTTAATAGCGAAAAAAATCCTTACAATCAATCACGCAAAGTGTTTAACCGCAAGTTTGATTTTATCCCAAGTGCTGTTGCTCAAGTAACTAATACTGAGCAGGTTTCAGAACTCATTGCGTATTTACAGAAAGAAGGCATTGATTTAACTGTAAAATCTGGTGGCCACGACCATGAAGGTGAGTGCGTCGCGACGGGGAAAGTGCTGATAGATTTTGCATGCATGGGTGAAATTGACGTAAGTGAGAATAAATCACAAGTCAGGATCCAGCCAGGTGCAAAATTCGTCAACATAAAAGAGGAGCTTGATAAACACAACCTTGGGATCCCTCATGGTACATGTATGACAGTGGCGATCGCTGGTTACACTATGGGTGGCGGTTGGGGACCATGGACTCGTAGGTATGGCATGGGGTGTGAGCGACTGATTGGCGCCACGATTGTACTTGGTGATGGCACAGTTGAATACCTTGGCCAAAGCGCGACTTACCACAATAAAACGCAGTCTGCTCATAATAGCCAGCTGTTAAGCGCCTTACGAGGCGGTGGAGGACTTAGCTACGGTATTGTCACAGAGTTTTTCTTCGAACCATTTGAGCTGCCAGGAATTGCACAAAGTTTTGAGATTAAAAGAGATACGTTACCTGCTCTGGAAAATATTAAAGCAACAACCATTATTGCTGCTTGGGAGCACCTAATTGCAAACGATAAAAATCACAACTTAATTGGTACTAACTTAAAAGTTGATGCCAAAGCGGTGGCTTGCGCATCTGAAATCAGTCAAGATGCTGTACTAGATTGGCAAATGAATGGACACTTTGGCGGAACTATCGAGGAGCGTGATGCATTGCTGGCAGAATGGGCAAAAATTGTTGGACTGACAGGGGGAAAATCGTCACAGTTAAACGCACCTAATTTACTGTCTGAACTATATAAAAAAGTGAATGCAGATGCGCAAGTGCACTCAAGTGCCAGCAATGCAGGCGATTATGCTCTGAACTTTGATAGCTGGGATCGCAGTACGGGTATAGAGCTTGAAACAGATGGACCTGCACCACATAAAATTACTTCAAGGATGCCTACATCGGATTGGGATGAGCAAGGGCGAGAAGCGCTAGTTAAATCTCTACAGTCGACTTTGCTTTTTGACCAAAATAGTAAATCAACCGTGTCTGCGTATATTACGCTTGGCGCAATAAGTGGGCCGTATTACACAAATAAACTGAAAGCGCCGCTGAACGAAAGGGTGTCTTGTGCATTTCCTTACCAAGACCGACCTTTTACCATCCAATATCAAGCATGGTGGGACCAACCAGACAAGGGTAAACCAGTGAGCAAAGAGCAAGAGATTGCCACGCGTTTTTATGAAAATAGAGCACAAGACTGGATTGAGTCGTGTCGCAGCTATGATATTCCACATACGTATGGGTCGTTCATCAGCTTTAAAGATGCCTCCGTTGAAACGAAAGACTACTTTGTCGATAAGTACGAAGAGTTGATCAACACTAAATTAGAATGTAGTAGAGACGATAAGTGTTTACTTAGAAGCCGTAAGACGATTATTTAA